A genomic segment from Variovorax paradoxus B4 encodes:
- a CDS encoding 2-dehydro-3-deoxy-6-phosphogalactonate aldolase, whose product MTTPREKFDAAMRELPLVAILRGLAPAEAADVGDAIVESGFRLLEVPLNSPKPYASITLMRTRFPHALVGAGTVLDVQQVRYVHSAGGELIVSPNFNAEVIAEAVRLGMVCLPGVMTPTEAFGALAAGATGLKLFPAELASPAVVKALLAVLPEGTPLMPVGGITPTNMAEWCSAGAAGFGIGSALYKPGKQASAVRADAQRFVAAFTGSAHA is encoded by the coding sequence ATGACCACACCCCGCGAAAAATTCGATGCCGCGATGCGCGAGCTTCCGCTGGTTGCCATCCTGCGCGGACTCGCGCCTGCCGAGGCCGCCGACGTGGGCGATGCCATCGTCGAGTCCGGCTTCCGGCTGCTCGAAGTGCCGCTCAATTCACCCAAGCCCTACGCCAGCATCACGCTGATGCGCACGCGCTTCCCGCACGCCCTGGTGGGCGCCGGCACGGTGCTCGACGTGCAGCAGGTGCGCTATGTGCATTCGGCCGGCGGCGAGCTGATCGTGTCGCCCAACTTCAATGCCGAGGTGATCGCCGAAGCCGTGCGGCTCGGCATGGTCTGCCTGCCCGGCGTGATGACGCCGACCGAAGCCTTCGGCGCGCTGGCCGCGGGCGCGACCGGGCTCAAGCTGTTCCCGGCCGAACTGGCATCGCCCGCGGTGGTGAAAGCCCTGCTCGCGGTGCTGCCAGAAGGCACGCCGCTGATGCCCGTGGGCGGCATCACGCCCACCAACATGGCCGAATGGTGCTCGGCCGGTGCGGCCGGCTTCGGCATCGGCTCCGCGCTCTACAAGCCGGGCAAACAGGCTTCGGCCGTACGCGCCGATGCGCAGAGATTCGTTGCGGCCTTCACGGGCTCGGCCCACGCCTGA
- a CDS encoding MFS transporter encodes MNETPLRRHAPWLVLLAAAGAFALTMGVRQTMGLFLSALNTSTALGIGSISLAFAFGQLWWGLTQPFAGAAADRIGTGRVVFLGVLLVAIGTLITPLMTSTAGLILAIGVLAAGGAGMAGPSVLMAATTRLVPAGKRGLATGLVNAGGSFGQFAMAPIAVGLTAAVGWAGAMQWLGVLVLLALPAAWVLKGNSNAMAAASAAASGTKPLSARQAIGQALATPSYRYLSLGFLVCGFHVAFLATHLPGVVAACGLPAEVGGWALAMIGLFNIVGSLAMGWAVGRWRMKSLLSLVYATRGIAVLVFLLAPKTTVVMLVFAAVMGVTFLSTVPPTAGLVAKMFGPANMAMLFGIVMLAHQVGGFLGAYLGGYVFQATGNYDIVWYIDIALAAGAALVHLPIREARLARAKLVAA; translated from the coding sequence ATGAATGAAACCCCTCTGCGGCGCCATGCGCCCTGGCTCGTGCTGCTGGCGGCCGCCGGCGCCTTCGCACTCACGATGGGGGTGCGCCAGACGATGGGCCTGTTCCTCTCGGCACTCAACACCTCGACCGCGCTCGGCATCGGCAGCATCAGCCTGGCGTTCGCATTCGGGCAGCTCTGGTGGGGGCTCACGCAGCCCTTCGCGGGCGCCGCGGCCGACCGCATCGGCACCGGGCGCGTGGTGTTCCTCGGCGTGCTGCTGGTCGCCATCGGCACCTTGATCACGCCGCTGATGACGAGCACGGCCGGCCTGATCCTCGCGATCGGCGTGCTGGCGGCCGGTGGCGCCGGCATGGCGGGCCCTTCGGTGCTGATGGCCGCGACCACGCGCCTGGTGCCGGCCGGGAAACGCGGCCTGGCCACCGGCTTGGTCAACGCCGGCGGCTCCTTCGGACAGTTCGCGATGGCGCCGATCGCCGTCGGCCTGACGGCGGCCGTGGGCTGGGCCGGCGCCATGCAGTGGCTCGGCGTGCTGGTGCTGCTGGCGCTGCCGGCCGCATGGGTGCTCAAGGGCAACTCGAACGCAATGGCCGCGGCCTCGGCAGCCGCATCGGGCACGAAGCCGCTGAGTGCGCGCCAGGCCATCGGCCAGGCGCTCGCGACGCCCAGCTACCGCTACCTGAGCCTGGGCTTCCTGGTCTGCGGCTTCCACGTCGCCTTCCTCGCCACGCACCTGCCCGGCGTCGTCGCGGCCTGTGGGCTGCCGGCCGAGGTCGGCGGCTGGGCGCTCGCGATGATCGGGCTCTTCAACATCGTCGGCAGCCTGGCCATGGGCTGGGCCGTGGGGCGCTGGCGCATGAAGTCGCTGCTGTCGCTGGTCTATGCCACGCGCGGCATCGCCGTGCTGGTGTTCCTGCTGGCGCCGAAGACGACCGTGGTCATGCTGGTGTTCGCCGCCGTGATGGGCGTGACCTTCCTGTCGACCGTGCCGCCGACCGCCGGTCTCGTCGCCAAGATGTTCGGGCCGGCCAACATGGCGATGCTGTTCGGCATCGTGATGCTGGCGCACCAGGTCGGCGGCTTCCTGGGCGCGTACCTGGGCGGCTACGTCTTCCAGGCCACGGGCAACTACGACATCGTCTGGTACATCGACATCGCGCTCGCCGCGGGCGCGGCGCTGGTGCACCTGCCGATCCGCGAAGCGCGGCTGGCGCGTGCGAAGCTGGTGGCGGCATGA
- a CDS encoding aldolase produces the protein MSADSDYASPAVRKLREDLALALRAAAHHGLSEGVCNHFSVLLPGAQDRYLINPRGLHWSEIGPDDVVLIDVHGEVLAGRHRVEPTALFIHGAVHRLTGHAVVLHCHMPYATALTLTAERALDPTLSQNAMRYMNRIAVDAVYNGLALDDAEGERIARAMAGKDIAFLANHGVIVAGACIAHAYDDLYYLERASLHQVIAQSTGRPLVPVDARLAAHVAAQIQGEREQADLFFEALRRMLPPPRG, from the coding sequence ATGTCCGCCGATTCAGATTACGCCAGTCCGGCCGTGCGCAAGCTGCGCGAAGACCTTGCACTCGCGCTGCGCGCAGCCGCCCACCACGGATTGTCCGAAGGGGTCTGCAACCATTTCAGCGTGCTGTTGCCGGGCGCCCAAGACCGCTACCTGATCAATCCGCGCGGCCTGCACTGGAGCGAGATCGGCCCTGACGACGTCGTGCTGATCGACGTGCACGGCGAAGTGCTCGCCGGCCGCCACAGGGTGGAACCGACAGCCCTGTTCATCCACGGCGCGGTGCACCGCCTGACCGGCCATGCGGTCGTGCTGCACTGCCACATGCCCTACGCCACCGCACTCACGCTCACGGCCGAGCGCGCGCTCGATCCCACGCTGAGCCAGAACGCGATGCGCTACATGAACCGCATCGCGGTCGATGCGGTCTACAACGGCCTCGCGCTCGACGATGCCGAGGGCGAGCGCATCGCGCGCGCCATGGCGGGGAAGGACATTGCCTTTCTCGCGAACCATGGCGTGATCGTGGCGGGCGCCTGCATTGCGCATGCTTACGACGATCTCTACTATCTGGAACGCGCGAGCCTGCACCAGGTGATTGCGCAATCGACCGGGCGCCCGCTGGTTCCCGTCGATGCCAGGCTGGCCGCGCATGTCGCGGCGCAGATCCAGGGTGAACGCGAGCAGGCGGACCTGTTCTTCGAGGCGCTCCGGCGAATGCTGCCTCCGCCACGCGGCTGA
- a CDS encoding SDR family oxidoreductase has product MKIKDSVVFITGANRGLGLAFAKAALAAGARKVYAAARDPKSVTLPGVVPVALDVTQPAQIEAAVRACGDVTLLVNNAGISRGANLLGAGAVEAARAEFETNFFGVWGVSQAFAPVLAANGGGAIVNVLSALSWTTFPSVATYSATKSAAWSLSNGLRNELAGQGTQVTSLHVAYMDTDMASHVPGPKASPGEVAQLALAGVEAGLPEVLADAVARQLKQSLSSDAPAYAAAPAAA; this is encoded by the coding sequence ATGAAAATCAAGGATTCCGTCGTCTTCATCACCGGTGCCAACCGTGGCCTGGGCCTTGCATTCGCCAAGGCGGCGCTGGCTGCGGGCGCGCGCAAGGTCTACGCGGCCGCGCGTGATCCGAAGAGCGTCACGCTGCCTGGCGTGGTTCCCGTGGCGCTCGACGTCACGCAGCCCGCGCAGATCGAGGCGGCGGTGCGCGCATGCGGCGACGTCACGCTGCTCGTCAACAACGCCGGCATTTCGCGCGGCGCCAATCTGCTGGGTGCCGGAGCCGTCGAGGCGGCGCGCGCAGAGTTCGAAACCAATTTCTTCGGCGTGTGGGGGGTGTCGCAGGCGTTTGCGCCCGTGCTCGCGGCCAATGGCGGCGGGGCGATCGTCAATGTGCTGTCGGCGCTGAGCTGGACCACTTTCCCGAGCGTGGCCACCTACAGCGCCACCAAGTCGGCGGCATGGTCGCTGAGCAATGGACTGCGCAACGAACTGGCGGGCCAGGGCACGCAGGTGACGAGCCTGCACGTGGCCTACATGGACACTGACATGGCTTCGCACGTGCCCGGTCCCAAGGCCTCGCCCGGCGAGGTGGCCCAACTGGCGCTGGCCGGCGTGGAAGCGGGCCTGCCCGAGGTGCTGGCCGACGCGGTCGCGCGCCAGCTCAAGCAAAGCCTCTCGAGCGATGCGCCTGCTTATGCGGCGGCGCCTGCCGCTGCATAG
- a CDS encoding PaaI family thioesterase, which translates to MTESHAIGAWIAQEAEIVQRLDAGPGPGLARPEQIAGKTGLEMMGAMLRAEIPYAAIAKTLDFVLLEVGPGRAVFQGKPLAQHLNPLGTIHGGWVATLLDSALGCSVHTMMPVGRAYTTAELSVNYVKGLTPKVQRVRAEGKVIHCGRQLATAEARLVGPDGTLYAHATTTCLVFEIPSPR; encoded by the coding sequence ATGACCGAGTCCCATGCCATCGGCGCCTGGATCGCCCAGGAGGCCGAAATCGTCCAGCGCCTGGACGCGGGGCCGGGCCCTGGCCTGGCACGCCCCGAGCAGATCGCCGGCAAGACCGGGCTGGAAATGATGGGAGCGATGCTGCGCGCCGAAATCCCCTATGCTGCCATCGCCAAGACCCTCGACTTCGTCCTGCTGGAAGTCGGCCCGGGCCGGGCCGTGTTCCAGGGCAAGCCGCTGGCGCAGCACCTGAATCCGCTCGGCACCATCCACGGCGGCTGGGTTGCGACCCTGCTCGACTCGGCGCTGGGCTGCTCGGTCCACACCATGATGCCGGTGGGGCGCGCCTACACGACCGCCGAGCTGAGCGTGAACTACGTGAAGGGCCTCACGCCCAAGGTGCAGCGGGTCCGCGCCGAAGGCAAGGTGATCCATTGCGGCCGGCAACTCGCCACTGCCGAGGCCCGGCTCGTGGGGCCCGACGGTACGCTGTACGCCCACGCCACCACAACCTGCCTTGTGTTCGAGATCCCCTCGCCACGCTGA
- a CDS encoding 2-dehydro-3-deoxygalactonokinase, translated as MTRLVAIDWGTSSLRGALLDANGKVLEERSDARGILTVAEGGFLAVFETLFGDWMRLEGARCLISGMAGSKQGWVEAPYCACPAGRVEVGRRIIDIEAMPGARIAIVPGLRDEHAGVPDVMRGEEVQIFGAMSITGLDDGVFVLPGTHNKWATVKKGRIVGFRTYMTGEFYALLSQHSILARTLDAAAPLDEAAFLEGVTRSENGHGLLHNAFGARTLALFERMPKEELSSYLSGLLIGEELRTQSLQAVGEVVLIGSSALTQRYALALRATGTATRTLGAEATWAGLHALSGFLDIGRMPP; from the coding sequence ATGACAAGACTGGTAGCCATCGACTGGGGCACAAGCTCCCTGCGAGGCGCCCTGCTGGACGCGAACGGCAAGGTGCTGGAAGAACGCAGCGACGCGCGCGGCATCCTCACCGTGGCCGAAGGCGGTTTTCTCGCCGTCTTCGAGACCTTGTTCGGCGACTGGATGCGCCTCGAAGGCGCGCGCTGCCTGATCTCCGGCATGGCCGGCAGCAAGCAGGGCTGGGTCGAGGCACCGTATTGCGCCTGCCCTGCAGGCCGCGTCGAAGTCGGCCGCAGGATCATCGACATCGAAGCCATGCCCGGCGCGCGCATCGCGATCGTGCCCGGCCTGCGCGACGAACATGCCGGCGTGCCCGATGTGATGCGCGGCGAAGAAGTGCAGATCTTCGGTGCCATGTCGATCACCGGCCTGGACGACGGCGTCTTCGTGTTGCCGGGCACCCACAACAAATGGGCGACGGTGAAGAAGGGCCGCATCGTTGGCTTTCGCACCTACATGACGGGCGAGTTCTACGCGCTGCTGAGCCAGCACTCGATCCTGGCACGCACGCTCGACGCGGCGGCCCCGCTCGACGAAGCGGCCTTCCTCGAAGGCGTGACGCGCTCCGAAAACGGCCACGGCCTGCTGCACAACGCCTTCGGCGCGCGCACGCTCGCGCTGTTCGAGCGCATGCCGAAGGAAGAGCTGTCGAGCTACCTCTCCGGCCTGCTCATCGGCGAAGAACTGCGCACGCAGTCGCTGCAGGCGGTCGGCGAGGTCGTGCTGATCGGCTCCTCCGCCCTGACCCAACGCTATGCCCTGGCCCTGCGCGCCACCGGCACCGCCACGCGCACGCTCGGCGCCGAAGCCACCTGGGCCGGCCTGCATGCGCTGTCCGGCTTCCTCGACATCGGCAGAATGCCCCCATGA
- a CDS encoding MarR family winged helix-turn-helix transcriptional regulator, which yields MNGMNAALKPQLRPQGCTNFRLRRLSRLASRLYDTHVAPSGLKTTQYSLLSHVLHLGPLRPVDLAREMNVDASTLTRNLKPMLAAGFLVQTEGPDARSRMLAITDAGRDKRAEAQRLWHDAQLALNDILGTERVLALHALLDESLELLQRAGLGDGQPEDATGAGDE from the coding sequence ATGAATGGCATGAACGCCGCTCTGAAGCCTCAGCTGAGGCCCCAAGGATGTACCAATTTCCGCCTGCGCCGGCTCTCCAGGCTGGCGTCGCGCCTTTATGACACGCACGTCGCGCCCAGCGGGCTCAAGACCACGCAGTACTCGCTGCTCTCGCACGTGCTGCATCTCGGGCCGCTGCGCCCGGTCGATCTGGCGCGCGAGATGAACGTCGACGCCTCCACGCTCACGCGCAACCTCAAGCCGATGCTGGCCGCGGGCTTCCTGGTGCAGACGGAGGGGCCCGATGCGCGCAGCCGCATGCTGGCGATCACTGACGCGGGCCGCGACAAGCGAGCCGAGGCGCAGCGCCTGTGGCACGACGCGCAGCTGGCGCTCAACGACATCCTCGGCACGGAACGCGTGCTGGCGCTGCATGCCCTGCTCGACGAGAGCCTGGAGCTGTTGCAGCGCGCGGGGCTGGGCGATGGACAGCCGGAAGACGCAACGGGAGCCGGCGATGAATGA
- a CDS encoding MATE family efflux transporter, translated as MLLEAPIVATLLRLAAPNVLVMVAQASVGLIETYFVGKLGTNALAGMALVFPIVMLMQMTSAGAMGGGIASSIARALGARRRGDADALVWHAAVIAIGFGLCFSLALLAGGRWLYAIMGGTGAALDAALTYSNWVFAGAVLVWLFNSLSAIIRGTGNMAVPANVTVVGVVFLIPASPLLIFGWGPLPGMGIAGGAMALLLYYLLGSIALIVYLRSPRSLLRPTLSALKLRWPLFRDILRIGLVGAVSTVATNLSIGIATALTGHFGSGALAGYGTASRLEYLLVPLVFGLGAPLVAMVGTCMGAGQRERALRATWAGAALAFALTETIGLAAALFPRPWLLLFGNDPVMLETGAHYLRVVGPLYGFFGVGLVLYFASQGAGRLLWPVLGNIARLVVAGVGGWLALRWGGGLAGVFAAQGVALVVYGIVIASAIAGGAWFGRVGWPRTTSGLLRRVAQA; from the coding sequence ATGCTGCTCGAGGCGCCGATCGTGGCGACCCTGCTGCGCCTGGCCGCGCCCAACGTGCTCGTGATGGTGGCGCAGGCATCCGTCGGGCTCATCGAAACCTACTTCGTCGGCAAGCTGGGCACCAATGCGCTGGCCGGCATGGCGCTGGTGTTTCCCATCGTCATGCTGATGCAGATGACCTCGGCCGGCGCCATGGGCGGCGGCATTGCCTCGTCGATCGCCCGTGCGCTGGGCGCGCGCCGCCGCGGCGACGCCGATGCGCTGGTGTGGCATGCGGCGGTCATCGCGATCGGCTTCGGCCTGTGCTTTTCGCTTGCGCTGCTGGCCGGCGGGCGATGGCTCTACGCCATCATGGGCGGCACCGGCGCGGCGCTCGACGCGGCCCTGACGTATTCGAACTGGGTGTTCGCGGGTGCGGTGCTGGTGTGGCTCTTCAATTCGCTCTCGGCCATCATCCGCGGCACCGGCAACATGGCGGTGCCGGCGAACGTGACGGTGGTGGGCGTGGTGTTCCTCATTCCGGCGTCGCCGCTCCTGATCTTCGGCTGGGGACCGCTGCCGGGCATGGGCATCGCGGGCGGCGCGATGGCGTTGCTGCTGTACTACCTGCTGGGGTCGATCGCGCTCATCGTCTACCTGCGCTCGCCGCGCAGCCTGCTGCGCCCCACGCTCTCCGCACTGAAGCTGCGCTGGCCGCTGTTCCGCGACATCCTGCGCATCGGGCTGGTGGGTGCGGTGTCGACGGTGGCGACCAACCTGTCGATCGGCATTGCCACGGCCTTGACCGGGCACTTCGGCTCTGGCGCGCTGGCGGGCTACGGCACCGCCTCGCGGCTCGAGTACCTGCTGGTGCCGCTGGTGTTCGGCCTTGGCGCGCCGCTGGTCGCGATGGTGGGCACCTGCATGGGCGCGGGGCAGCGGGAACGCGCGCTTCGCGCCACCTGGGCCGGCGCGGCGCTGGCCTTTGCGCTCACCGAAACCATCGGCCTCGCCGCGGCGCTGTTCCCGCGCCCCTGGCTGCTGCTGTTCGGCAACGATCCCGTCATGCTCGAAACGGGCGCGCACTACCTGCGCGTGGTCGGGCCGCTCTACGGCTTCTTCGGCGTCGGGCTGGTGCTGTATTTCGCCTCGCAGGGGGCCGGGCGCCTGCTGTGGCCGGTGCTCGGCAACATCGCGCGGCTCGTGGTGGCCGGCGTGGGCGGCTGGCTGGCCTTGCGCTGGGGCGGCGGGCTGGCCGGCGTGTTCGCCGCACAGGGCGTGGCGCTGGTGGTGTACGGCATCGTCATCGCATCGGCGATTGCCGGCGGCGCCTGGTTCGGCCGCGTGGGCTGGCCGCGCACAACCAGTGGCCTGCTGCGGCGCGTGGCGCAAGCCTGA